A single region of the Candidatus Baltobacteraceae bacterium genome encodes:
- the tadA gene encoding tRNA adenosine(34) deaminase TadA produces MNDEAYIRRAMELAQRAQAGGDVPIGAVLVSGDLQLEAKNEKELRPDATAHAEMLLLREAAQRLQAWRLSDATIYVTKEPCAMCAGAMIAARIKRVVYGCPDPKGGAAGSVLDVLAHPSLNHRVEVTAGVLEAETAAQLQAFFRARR; encoded by the coding sequence TTGAACGACGAAGCATACATCCGCCGAGCCATGGAGCTCGCGCAGCGAGCGCAGGCCGGGGGCGACGTCCCAATCGGGGCGGTGCTGGTCAGCGGCGATCTGCAGCTCGAGGCGAAGAACGAGAAGGAACTCCGTCCCGACGCAACCGCGCATGCCGAAATGCTGCTGCTGCGCGAAGCGGCGCAACGGCTGCAAGCGTGGAGGCTCTCCGACGCGACGATCTACGTGACGAAGGAACCGTGCGCCATGTGTGCGGGCGCGATGATTGCGGCTCGCATCAAGCGCGTGGTCTACGGTTGTCCCGATCCCAAAGGCGGCGCGGCGGGCAGCGTGCTCGACGTGTTGGCGCATCCGTCGCTCAACCATCGCGTCGAAGTGACGGCCGGCGTTCTGGAAGCGGAGACCGCCGCGCAGCTGCAAGCGTTCTTCCGCGCTCGTCGCTAG
- a CDS encoding M20 family metallopeptidase, translating to MTVIVPSQDVTERVVRLRREIHRHPELGFEEVRTQALVERELADLGIEHRRIAKTGVIGVIRGAKPGRVVGLRADMDALPIAERSGEPFSSEVDGKMHACGHDAHTAMLLGAARVLRERRDELCGSVVLLFQPAEEGPGGAEPMIAEGALDDPKVEAVAMLHVDPRLEPGQIGITPGPVNASADEFHVTVTGRGGHGAYPHTAADAIPATAAMILALQNIAARETDPLKSVVVTIGTIVGGYRNNIIADEVKMTGTFRAHDPEIRDALETRARRILEGVAAAYGVGAKLDVLYGYPPVVNDAVLAENFSRYMKTHSTLCVERPAPTMGGEDFAYFAQRVPGVHARLGIRSERAGSTYPGHSAQFRIDEAALPVGVQTLVAFAMGVGSGDIALPAANPNR from the coding sequence ATGACCGTGATCGTTCCCTCGCAAGACGTGACCGAGCGCGTGGTGCGCTTGCGCCGCGAGATCCATCGCCATCCCGAACTCGGATTCGAAGAGGTGCGCACGCAAGCGCTCGTCGAGCGCGAACTCGCCGATCTCGGCATCGAGCATCGCCGCATTGCGAAGACCGGCGTGATCGGCGTGATTCGCGGCGCCAAACCCGGACGCGTGGTGGGGCTGCGTGCCGATATGGACGCGCTGCCGATTGCCGAACGTTCGGGCGAGCCCTTCAGCTCGGAAGTCGACGGCAAGATGCACGCTTGCGGCCACGACGCGCATACGGCGATGCTGCTCGGCGCCGCGCGCGTGTTGCGGGAGCGGCGCGACGAGTTGTGCGGCAGCGTCGTGCTGCTCTTTCAACCGGCCGAAGAAGGGCCCGGCGGCGCCGAACCGATGATCGCGGAAGGCGCGCTCGACGACCCCAAGGTCGAAGCCGTTGCGATGCTTCATGTCGATCCGCGTCTGGAACCGGGACAGATCGGCATTACGCCGGGGCCCGTGAATGCCTCGGCCGACGAGTTTCACGTGACGGTCACCGGCCGCGGCGGTCACGGTGCGTATCCGCACACGGCGGCCGATGCGATTCCGGCGACGGCTGCGATGATTTTGGCGCTGCAGAATATTGCGGCGCGCGAAACAGATCCCCTCAAAAGCGTCGTCGTGACGATCGGCACGATCGTCGGCGGCTACCGCAACAACATCATCGCGGACGAAGTAAAGATGACCGGTACCTTTCGCGCGCACGATCCGGAGATTCGGGACGCGCTCGAAACGCGCGCGCGCCGCATCCTCGAAGGCGTGGCGGCCGCGTACGGCGTCGGCGCAAAACTCGACGTGCTCTACGGCTATCCGCCGGTGGTGAACGACGCGGTGCTCGCCGAGAATTTTTCGCGTTACATGAAAACGCACTCGACGCTGTGCGTCGAACGACCGGCGCCGACGATGGGCGGCGAAGACTTTGCGTACTTCGCGCAGCGCGTCCCCGGCGTTCACGCCCGGCTCGGCATTCGCAGCGAACGCGCGGGGTCGACGTACCCCGGACACTCCGCTCAATTTCGCATCGACGAAGCGGCGCTGCCGGTCGGCGTGCAGACGCTGGTGGCCTTCGCCATGGGCGTTGGATCGGGCGATATCGCGCTGCCCGCAGCGAACCCCAACCGCTAG
- a CDS encoding SRPBCC family protein has translation MAIMSDALPKPGTRCLSGSLDIETSAEAAFALICSVGKWPVWLSFLRSAELAGAKAPIGLGSEILVRSMIPGEPEQRYEVDQFVSNFHLSLVGAFSVRRRIDFRVERKTSRSKVHVRVEYPAYHGWFGSIYDHLTSGRKLAALLEDSLVHFKSLVEYETHKDAILADF, from the coding sequence ATGGCGATTATGAGCGATGCGCTTCCAAAACCAGGAACGCGTTGCCTCTCCGGCTCGCTCGACATTGAGACGAGTGCCGAGGCCGCGTTTGCCCTGATCTGCTCGGTCGGGAAATGGCCGGTCTGGCTCTCGTTTCTGCGCAGCGCCGAACTCGCGGGAGCGAAGGCTCCCATCGGCCTGGGCAGTGAAATACTCGTGCGCTCGATGATTCCCGGCGAGCCCGAACAGCGATACGAGGTCGACCAGTTCGTCTCGAATTTTCACCTCTCGCTCGTCGGTGCGTTTTCCGTGCGCCGCCGCATCGACTTTCGCGTCGAACGCAAGACCTCGCGCTCGAAGGTTCACGTACGCGTCGAATACCCCGCGTACCACGGCTGGTTCGGTTCGATCTACGATCACCTCACCTCCGGCCGCAAGCTCGCCGCGCTGCTCGAGGATTCCCTCGTCCACTTCAAGAGTCTCGTGGAATACGAAACCCACAAGGACGCGATCCTCGCCGACTTCTAG
- a CDS encoding FmdB family zinc ribbon protein — translation MPLYDYQCSTCKKLTEVRHGFDETFDQACPHCGGALGRVFNPAPIVFKGSGFYINDSRPKGESKPAEASTPAPAPAPSSSSKESAA, via the coding sequence ATGCCGCTCTACGATTATCAATGCTCGACGTGTAAGAAGCTTACCGAAGTTCGCCATGGATTCGACGAGACGTTCGACCAGGCGTGCCCGCACTGCGGCGGCGCCCTCGGACGCGTCTTCAACCCCGCCCCGATCGTGTTCAAGGGGTCGGGTTTTTATATCAACGACTCGCGCCCGAAGGGCGAGAGCAAGCCCGCCGAGGCGTCCACGCCGGCCCCGGCCCCGGCCCCGTCGTCGAGCTCGAAGGAGTCGGCGGCCTAG
- the aroA gene encoding 3-phosphoshikimate 1-carboxyvinyltransferase, translated as MMTFAAGALRGRIRVPGDKSISHRALILAAAGREPVTIRNLNSGRDVRATANVLQSLGVRIAYEGDAAIVTGAPLRDPAETLDCMNSGSTARMMLGVCAGANLRATFDGDASLRKRPMEPVSAQLRAFGAQIETADGLLPTTIAGTASPQTRRFILVSASAQIKSALLFAGVFGNVALATAGDKGSRDHTERLLRYFGADIAFDRANVELRSGPTAFEPVDVAGDFSAAAFFMVAASVAPGSHLTIEDVGVNPSRTGLLDALLQMGASISLENQRERCGEPVADVVVRHAHLHGTQIGAELALRAIDEIPVLSVAAAFARGETRITGIRELRTKESDRVAAIERMLAAVAVEVEHLPNGIAIAGGAPVAGGALIETHHDHRTAMSVAALAAGAGPLAIDSEASIDVSFPDFTQTLARAQA; from the coding sequence ATGATGACGTTTGCTGCGGGGGCCTTGCGGGGGCGGATTCGGGTTCCCGGCGATAAATCGATCTCGCATCGGGCGTTGATCTTGGCGGCCGCGGGGCGCGAGCCGGTGACCATTCGCAATCTCAATTCCGGGCGCGACGTTCGCGCTACCGCTAACGTATTGCAATCGCTCGGCGTCCGGATTGCCTACGAAGGCGACGCGGCGATCGTCACGGGCGCGCCGTTGCGCGATCCCGCCGAGACGCTCGATTGCATGAACTCCGGATCGACGGCGCGGATGATGCTCGGCGTCTGTGCGGGTGCGAACCTGCGTGCGACCTTCGACGGCGACGCATCGTTGCGCAAGCGTCCGATGGAGCCGGTGTCGGCGCAACTGCGCGCGTTCGGCGCGCAGATCGAAACGGCCGACGGTCTGCTGCCAACGACGATCGCCGGCACGGCGTCGCCGCAGACGCGCCGGTTCATTCTGGTTTCCGCCTCCGCGCAGATCAAGTCGGCCTTACTGTTCGCGGGCGTCTTTGGAAACGTCGCGCTCGCGACCGCGGGCGATAAAGGCTCGCGCGACCATACCGAACGCTTGTTGCGCTATTTCGGGGCCGATATCGCGTTCGATCGCGCGAACGTCGAGTTGCGCTCCGGCCCAACGGCGTTCGAGCCCGTCGACGTGGCGGGCGATTTCTCGGCCGCCGCCTTCTTCATGGTCGCGGCGAGCGTCGCACCGGGCAGTCATCTCACGATCGAAGACGTCGGCGTGAATCCGTCGCGCACCGGGTTGCTCGACGCGCTGTTACAGATGGGCGCTTCCATCTCGCTCGAGAACCAACGCGAACGCTGCGGCGAGCCCGTGGCGGATGTCGTCGTACGGCACGCGCACTTACACGGCACGCAAATCGGGGCGGAACTCGCGTTGCGAGCGATCGACGAAATTCCCGTGCTCTCCGTAGCGGCTGCCTTCGCGCGCGGCGAAACCCGCATTACGGGCATCCGCGAACTGCGGACCAAGGAATCGGACCGGGTGGCAGCGATCGAGCGCATGCTCGCCGCGGTCGCCGTCGAGGTTGAACACCTGCCCAACGGCATCGCGATTGCCGGCGGGGCGCCGGTCGCGGGCGGCGCGCTGATCGAGACCCATCACGACCATCGCACGGCAATGAGCGTGGCCGCACTCGCCGCTGGAGCCGGGCCCCTGGCCATCGATAGCGAAGCCAGCATCGACGTGAGCTTTCCCGACTTCACCCAGACCCTCGCACGGGCGCAGGCATGA
- a CDS encoding amino acid permease, with amino-acid sequence MIRGIGLRGALSINMITMIGIGPLITVPLVVASLHGSLALAGWIVGASIAICDGLVWAELASRYPGSGGTYVYLREAFGRDGWGRLFAFLFNWQFLFSAPLLLASGYIGFAQYAGYLVPQLETAKSAQHLVAAALGLIVLALLYRRVTSVAKIGLGLAVVATLTLIVIIVAGLPHVHAAVFVPPAGSRFDWTFVGALGAALVITLYDYSGYNDAALVGDEVVDPVKTIPRAILLSIAVIAVLYTLLQISVLSVVPWQQMIGSATSQYVASVAVASVWGKGAAQVLTVLVLVTAFASTYGLLLGFSRIPYAAALDDAFFPVFARLHPRGRFPHVSLLAVGLLALPACFFTLDRVISFLTAGIVLIQAIAQIAALALLRVRGPAPFRMWLYPIPAIVALVAWSFIFYSSGSAAMLYGALTLLAGAVAYCIAARARRFWPFALKLGIVALLAVGLAAKPATASTATWGASAIVQRGGYPVFTVDGKPFFVYGAAFFYERIPRSQWSRSLALYKALGINTIDLYVVWNWHELRDGDFDFTGRTNPRRDLLGLLRLIHDDGFKTIVRPGPVIRNEWRNGGYPAWLLERPEYSMPLHDVLEGRYPATATLQNAHSDDAAAEWMANATHMRYATRWLQTALRAIAPYRRDVIAIALDDDQGAYIDNQTWPAPHFQAYLSYLRSVVQGVTGRSVPLFINTYQMKVTASAPVWAWGNWYQSDAYRIGEHDRSQLEFSTALLGTQPHLPIVSSEFQAGWLQGADEPRPRAADPSNTTLALHTMLQIGARGVVNFPVQDTLDPAGWAAPWTNIFYSWDAAISLQLGAQPRWAPTQAFGALVRSYGPYLATLHTKNDMAIAYLTSAYDAAALTNAQVAQIAAATIAAQQACRAAARNCALVDLRYAPLAELHRYPAIVVPDDGVTLPFIDSVQQKLAAYRKLGGATVASVALARIARPAAGGIANAALLLAPDERSGLLDIVNYDTAPQQTPAAAIALNGFVVNVPPETVPARGALVIPLRVHPRASKPAYAPHVTATPQSVPLRADAFVALDEHFQPVASNAAVVSLRDIFEDGSPAAVFENRLVRLVISPGAGARSLVFEDLASGENLFTTIGALRDDVAVPLPVSARDYIGRYTHPVAAGTFNQTYATTVLQSGDRAQAEFAYDAPDVPPAGARFDKVVTMLPGVAGFSVDERVDFHGTVSDEAAVSRSSLAIAPQSVELRAPNGYAFYDPAKRRSTMIAWHAGDVSAQDAVRTGGDVLVELTFAGGGWRRIAFAERAAASEDETRSDLAAFASAVAPARR; translated from the coding sequence ATGATACGCGGGATCGGATTGCGCGGCGCCCTTTCGATCAACATGATCACGATGATCGGCATCGGACCGCTGATCACCGTGCCCCTGGTCGTCGCATCGCTGCACGGTTCGCTCGCGCTCGCGGGCTGGATCGTCGGCGCCTCGATCGCGATTTGCGACGGTTTGGTTTGGGCGGAACTCGCGTCGCGCTATCCCGGATCGGGCGGTACCTACGTGTACCTGCGCGAGGCTTTCGGGCGAGACGGCTGGGGACGGCTATTCGCATTTCTCTTTAATTGGCAGTTTTTGTTCTCCGCGCCGCTCCTGCTCGCGAGCGGGTATATCGGCTTCGCGCAATACGCCGGGTATCTCGTTCCGCAACTCGAGACCGCGAAGAGCGCGCAGCATCTCGTGGCCGCCGCGCTCGGTTTGATCGTGCTGGCGCTGCTCTACCGGCGCGTCACCTCCGTCGCGAAGATCGGGCTCGGGCTCGCGGTCGTCGCCACGCTCACGCTGATCGTCATCATCGTTGCCGGCCTGCCGCACGTACACGCGGCCGTCTTCGTTCCGCCCGCCGGTTCGCGTTTCGACTGGACGTTCGTGGGCGCGCTCGGCGCGGCGCTCGTCATCACGCTCTACGATTATAGCGGCTACAACGACGCCGCACTCGTCGGCGACGAAGTCGTCGATCCGGTGAAAACGATTCCGCGTGCCATTCTTCTCTCCATCGCCGTTATCGCGGTTCTCTATACGCTGCTGCAAATATCGGTTCTCAGCGTCGTGCCTTGGCAGCAGATGATCGGCTCCGCGACCTCGCAGTACGTCGCCTCCGTCGCGGTCGCAAGCGTCTGGGGAAAGGGCGCGGCGCAGGTGCTGACCGTACTGGTTCTGGTCACGGCGTTTGCCTCGACCTACGGGCTCCTGCTCGGCTTCTCGCGCATTCCGTATGCGGCGGCATTGGACGACGCATTCTTTCCCGTCTTTGCGCGACTGCATCCGCGCGGCCGTTTTCCGCACGTCTCGCTGCTGGCGGTTGGACTGCTCGCGCTGCCGGCGTGCTTCTTCACGCTCGATCGCGTTATCAGTTTCTTAACCGCCGGGATCGTACTCATCCAAGCGATCGCGCAGATCGCCGCGCTCGCGCTCCTGCGCGTGCGCGGCCCGGCGCCATTTCGAATGTGGCTCTATCCCATTCCCGCGATCGTCGCGCTAGTCGCGTGGAGCTTCATCTTCTACTCGTCGGGCTCCGCGGCCATGCTCTACGGCGCGTTGACGCTACTCGCCGGCGCGGTCGCGTATTGTATCGCAGCGCGCGCGCGGCGTTTCTGGCCGTTCGCGCTCAAACTCGGCATCGTCGCGCTGCTCGCCGTTGGCCTGGCAGCCAAACCGGCGACGGCCTCGACGGCAACGTGGGGCGCGAGCGCCATCGTGCAGCGAGGCGGGTATCCCGTCTTCACGGTCGATGGAAAGCCGTTCTTCGTGTACGGCGCCGCGTTTTTCTACGAGCGGATCCCGCGCTCGCAATGGTCGCGCTCGCTCGCGCTCTACAAGGCGCTCGGCATCAACACGATCGATCTCTACGTCGTCTGGAATTGGCACGAGCTGCGAGACGGCGACTTCGATTTTACGGGACGGACCAATCCGCGCCGCGATCTGCTCGGACTGCTGCGCCTCATTCACGACGATGGCTTCAAGACGATCGTGCGACCCGGTCCGGTCATTCGCAACGAGTGGCGCAACGGCGGCTACCCTGCGTGGCTGCTCGAGCGACCCGAATACAGCATGCCGCTGCACGACGTGCTCGAAGGCCGCTATCCGGCAACCGCGACGCTGCAGAACGCGCACTCCGACGACGCCGCGGCCGAATGGATGGCCAACGCCACGCATATGCGCTACGCAACTCGCTGGCTGCAAACGGCGTTGCGAGCCATCGCGCCGTATCGGCGCGATGTGATCGCGATCGCCCTCGACGACGATCAGGGCGCGTACATCGACAATCAAACGTGGCCGGCTCCCCACTTTCAGGCGTATCTCTCGTACCTGCGCTCCGTGGTCCAAGGCGTTACCGGGCGTTCCGTGCCGCTCTTCATCAATACGTATCAGATGAAGGTCACCGCGTCGGCTCCGGTCTGGGCTTGGGGAAACTGGTATCAGAGCGATGCGTACCGTATCGGCGAACACGATCGTTCGCAACTCGAGTTCTCGACCGCCTTGCTCGGCACGCAGCCGCATCTGCCCATCGTAAGCAGCGAGTTTCAGGCCGGTTGGCTGCAAGGCGCCGACGAGCCGCGGCCGCGCGCCGCAGATCCGTCGAACACGACGCTCGCGCTGCACACGATGCTGCAGATCGGCGCGCGCGGCGTCGTCAACTTTCCCGTTCAAGATACGCTCGACCCCGCCGGCTGGGCGGCGCCGTGGACCAACATCTTCTACAGTTGGGACGCCGCGATCTCGCTGCAGCTCGGAGCGCAGCCGCGCTGGGCTCCGACGCAGGCGTTCGGCGCGCTCGTGCGTTCGTACGGCCCGTATCTCGCAACGCTGCATACGAAGAACGACATGGCCATCGCCTATCTGACGAGCGCCTACGACGCCGCCGCGTTAACCAACGCGCAGGTCGCGCAGATTGCGGCGGCGACTATCGCGGCCCAACAGGCGTGCCGAGCCGCCGCACGCAATTGCGCGCTCGTCGACCTGCGTTATGCGCCGCTCGCCGAGCTGCACCGTTACCCGGCCATCGTCGTGCCCGACGATGGCGTCACGCTGCCGTTCATCGACTCCGTGCAGCAGAAGCTCGCCGCCTATCGAAAGTTGGGCGGCGCGACCGTTGCGTCGGTTGCGCTCGCGCGGATCGCACGCCCCGCCGCCGGCGGAATTGCGAACGCGGCGCTCTTGCTCGCGCCCGACGAACGCTCGGGGCTGCTCGATATCGTCAACTACGATACCGCACCGCAGCAAACGCCCGCGGCAGCGATCGCGCTCAACGGTTTTGTCGTTAACGTGCCGCCGGAAACCGTGCCGGCGCGCGGGGCGCTCGTCATCCCGTTGCGCGTCCATCCGCGCGCGTCGAAACCGGCATACGCTCCTCACGTGACGGCAACGCCGCAGTCCGTCCCGCTGCGTGCGGATGCTTTCGTCGCGCTCGACGAGCATTTCCAACCGGTCGCATCTAACGCCGCCGTCGTTTCCCTACGCGATATTTTTGAAGACGGATCGCCGGCAGCGGTCTTCGAAAACCGTTTGGTTCGACTCGTAATCTCGCCGGGCGCCGGCGCCCGCAGCTTGGTATTCGAAGATCTGGCGAGCGGGGAGAATCTCTTCACGACGATCGGCGCGTTGCGCGACGACGTCGCGGTTCCGCTGCCGGTCTCCGCGCGCGATTACATCGGCCGCTACACGCATCCCGTCGCGGCCGGCACGTTCAACCAGACGTATGCGACAACCGTGCTGCAGTCGGGCGATCGCGCGCAAGCCGAGTTTGCCTACGACGCGCCCGACGTGCCGCCGGCAGGCGCTCGTTTCGACAAGGTCGTTACGATGCTGCCCGGCGTCGCGGGCTTTTCCGTGGACGAACGCGTGGATTTTCACGGCACCGTTTCGGACGAAGCTGCCGTGAGCCGCAGTTCGCTCGCGATCGCGCCGCAGTCCGTCGAACTACGCGCACCAAACGGCTACGCCTTCTACGACCCGGCAAAACGTCGATCGACGATGATCGCCTGGCACGCAGGCGATGTCAGCGCCCAAGACGCCGTTCGCACGGGCGGCGACGTGCTGGTCGAACTAACGTTTGCCGGCGGCGGCTGGCGCCGAATCGCTTTCGCCGAACGCGCCGCAGCCTCGGAGGACGAGACCCGCAGCGACCTTGCCGCGTTCGCCTCCGCGGTCGCTCCGGCGCGGCGGTGA
- a CDS encoding alpha/beta hydrolase-fold protein codes for MSVPQSDLARLLRLAGDVRVDFIESAALRDNPLGDPAERPIVVYLPPDYDAQGSRRYPVLYALHGYTGDAAALVAARPWERNLVQWVDRLVTGGAMPPAVLAIVDGFTRLGGSQYVDSIHNGAYATYAIRDVIGHVDRTYRTIAHAGGRAVFGKSSGGFGAMYLSMQYPGVFAAFASHSGDSYFPYAHPPAFPALQRVLETFDWNIRAFVERFERQNKRPQNEYQAMEMLGYAAAYSPRSANAFDLDLPFDRATGALDEAVFARWRAFDPVEMALTKQAELAELRLRYLDCGRRDEYGLDIGARLMAARLREFGLSVQHEEFDDDHRNVGYRYEVSLPALTHVLERS; via the coding sequence ATGAGCGTGCCACAATCCGATCTCGCGCGGCTTCTGCGCCTCGCCGGCGACGTTCGCGTCGACTTTATCGAGAGCGCGGCGTTGCGCGATAACCCACTCGGCGATCCCGCGGAGCGTCCGATCGTGGTCTATCTGCCGCCGGACTACGACGCGCAGGGTTCGCGCCGCTACCCGGTCCTGTACGCGCTGCACGGCTATACCGGCGACGCCGCCGCGCTCGTGGCCGCGCGTCCCTGGGAACGAAATCTCGTGCAATGGGTCGACCGGCTCGTTACCGGCGGCGCGATGCCACCCGCGGTGCTGGCGATCGTGGACGGATTCACGCGTCTGGGCGGTTCGCAATACGTCGATTCGATTCACAACGGCGCCTACGCGACGTACGCGATTCGCGACGTTATCGGACACGTCGATCGCACCTATCGAACGATCGCCCACGCCGGCGGTCGCGCCGTCTTTGGGAAATCCTCGGGCGGTTTCGGAGCGATGTATCTCTCGATGCAGTACCCGGGCGTCTTTGCGGCCTTCGCTTCGCACAGCGGCGACTCGTACTTTCCGTACGCGCATCCGCCGGCTTTTCCGGCCTTGCAGCGCGTTCTCGAGACGTTCGATTGGAATATTCGCGCCTTCGTGGAACGCTTCGAGCGGCAGAACAAGCGCCCTCAGAACGAGTACCAGGCGATGGAGATGCTCGGGTACGCCGCCGCATACTCGCCCCGCAGCGCGAACGCTTTCGATCTCGACCTGCCGTTCGATCGGGCGACCGGCGCGCTCGACGAGGCGGTATTCGCGCGTTGGCGGGCGTTCGACCCGGTTGAGATGGCGCTGACGAAGCAAGCGGAACTCGCCGAGCTGCGGCTTCGTTACCTCGACTGCGGCCGGCGCGACGAGTACGGGTTGGATATCGGTGCCCGGCTGATGGCCGCGCGTCTGCGGGAATTCGGCCTCTCC